One Calliopsis andreniformis isolate RMS-2024a chromosome 9, iyCalAndr_principal, whole genome shotgun sequence genomic window carries:
- the LOC143183117 gene encoding uncharacterized protein LOC143183117 isoform X4: MVDKEEAKTPSPVNIKEAIEEEVLNEKTARILKNDLLLHEAVIKNEADAVRKVLKETVDVDSRNNYGRAPIHWAASRGNTEIIEMLIQAKCDIEARDKFGMRPLHMAAWHGHRDAVKMLINTGASVSAVNKKQYTLLMCAARGNNVGVVEYLAEAVESLNGDATDCTGASALHHAASAGHPSVITALCNIPKIQLNAIDKMGFTPLHVAASQGCKGILDSMIQHGAALNKQCKYGNTPLHLACQNNEVETVEILINKGVDLNCLNSRLQSPIHIAAEMGHTDICELLLAAGANIEQREQSGKTPLYIAARGSFTAIVDMIIKTARLDYPTPEAATSDKENRDLTPARRRWREGSRGGSISSNNGGLPEHIRSVLWKLAYKYLGPEDWKKLALHWAFTHDQIRAIEHQYTAPIIGPSSYKEHGFRMLMIWASGLNSEVPITKELCDALSAIDKKAIVENILKQLDQEKEGKPKASKRRCHKCSIT; encoded by the exons ATGGTGGATAAAGAAGAAGCGAAGACACCCTCACCCGTCAATATTAAAGAGGCGATCGAGGAAGAGGTGTTAAATGAAAAGACTGCTAGAA TACTTAAAAATGATCTCCTGCTACACGAGGCTGTGATAAAAAATGAGGCGGATGCTGTTCGCAAGGTGCTCAAAGAGACCGTCGACGTCGATTCCAGGAACAAT TATGGTCGAGCGCCAATCCACTGGGCTGCGTCCAGGGGGAATACGGAAATAATCGAGATGCTGATACAAGCGAAATGCGACATCGAGGCGAGAGACAAG TTTGGAATGCGCCCACTGCACATGGCGGCCTGGCACGGGCACAGAGACGCTGTGAAAATGTTAATCAACACTGGAGCAAGCGTGTCAGCTGTGAACAAG AAACAATACACCCTTTTAATGTGCGCCGCTCGGGGCAACAACGTTGGCGTCGTCGAGTACCTTGCGGAAGCCGTGGAATCGTTGAACGGTGATGCAACCGATTGCACAGGCGCGAGCGCACTTCACCATGCAGCTAGCGCCGGTCACCCGTCTGTGATAACCGCACTCTGTAATATACCTAAGATTCAGCTCAACGCAATAGACAAA ATGGGTTTCACTCCACTTCATGTAGCTGCTAGCCAGGGCTGCAAGGGGATATTAGACTCTATGATTCAACATGGTGCAGCGTTGAATAAACAGTGCAAG TATGGGAATACGCCGTTGCACTTGGCCTGTCAAAACAACGAAGTAGAGACAGTCGAAATATTAATTAACAAAGGCGTCGACCTAAACTGCTTAAACTCG AGACTACAATCGCCAATTCACATCGCCGCTGAAATGGGCCACACAGACATTTGTGAGCTGTTGCTTGCAGCAGGTGCGAATATCGAGCAAAGAGAACAG AGCGGCAAAACGCCACTGTACATCGCAGCGAGGGGCAGTTTCACCGCCATCGTTGACATGATAATTAAAACTGCGAGACTGGACTATCCAACACCG GAAGCTGCTACATCCGACAAAGAAAACCGAGATTTAACACCGGCAAGAAGAAGATGGCGAGAAGGATCTAGGGGAGGCAGTATCTCCAGCAACAATGGTGGACTTCCAGAGCATATTCGGTCGGTTTTGTGGAAATTGGCGTATAAATATCTAGGTCCTGAAGACTGGAAGAAGCTAGCGCTCCATTGGGCTTTCACCCACGATCAAATTCGAGCAATCGAACACCAATACACTG CTCCAATCATAGGTCCTTCGAGTTACAAGGAGCATGGTTTCCGGATGTTGATGATTTGGGCGTCAGGATTAAATTCTGAAGTTCCAATAACGAAAGAACTGTGCGACGCTTTATCCGCGATAGATAAAAAAGCTATCGTCG AAAATATTCTCAAACAATTGGATCAAGAAAAAGAAGGCAAACCGAAGGCGAGTAAAAGACGTTGTCATAAGTGTTCCATCACTTAA
- the LOC143183117 gene encoding uncharacterized protein LOC143183117 isoform X1, translated as MVDKEEAKTPSPVNIKEAIEEEVLNEKTARILKNDLLLHEAVIKNEADAVRKVLKETVDVDSRNNYGRAPIHWAASRGNTEIIEMLIQAKCDIEARDKFGMRPLHMAAWHGHRDAVKMLINTGASVSAVNKKQYTLLMCAARGNNVGVVEYLAEAVESLNGDATDCTGASALHHAASAGHPSVITALCNIPKIQLNAIDKKGQTPVHYACADEHLEAVEVLIGLGANIDTQDNEGNSPLHLVTKMRNTVIAQLLLRAGANTEVTDHMGFTPLHVAASQGCKGILDSMIQHGAALNKQCKYGNTPLHLACQNNEVETVEILINKGVDLNCLNSRLQSPIHIAAEMGHTDICELLLAAGANIEQREQSGKTPLYIAARGSFTAIVDMIIKTARLDYPTPEAATSDKENRDLTPARRRWREGSRGGSISSNNGGLPEHIRSVLWKLAYKYLGPEDWKKLALHWAFTHDQIRAIEHQYTAPIIGPSSYKEHGFRMLMIWASGLNSEVPITKELCDALSAIDKKAIVENILKQLDQEKEGKPKASKRRCHKCSIT; from the exons ATGGTGGATAAAGAAGAAGCGAAGACACCCTCACCCGTCAATATTAAAGAGGCGATCGAGGAAGAGGTGTTAAATGAAAAGACTGCTAGAA TACTTAAAAATGATCTCCTGCTACACGAGGCTGTGATAAAAAATGAGGCGGATGCTGTTCGCAAGGTGCTCAAAGAGACCGTCGACGTCGATTCCAGGAACAAT TATGGTCGAGCGCCAATCCACTGGGCTGCGTCCAGGGGGAATACGGAAATAATCGAGATGCTGATACAAGCGAAATGCGACATCGAGGCGAGAGACAAG TTTGGAATGCGCCCACTGCACATGGCGGCCTGGCACGGGCACAGAGACGCTGTGAAAATGTTAATCAACACTGGAGCAAGCGTGTCAGCTGTGAACAAG AAACAATACACCCTTTTAATGTGCGCCGCTCGGGGCAACAACGTTGGCGTCGTCGAGTACCTTGCGGAAGCCGTGGAATCGTTGAACGGTGATGCAACCGATTGCACAGGCGCGAGCGCACTTCACCATGCAGCTAGCGCCGGTCACCCGTCTGTGATAACCGCACTCTGTAATATACCTAAGATTCAGCTCAACGCAATAGACAAA AAAGGACAAACACCTGTACACTATGCTTGCGCGGACGAACATTTGGAAGCAGTAGAGGTCCTGATAGGATTAGGTGCAAACATAGACACACAGGATAATGAAGGAAACTCACCTTTACACTTGGTGACCAAAATGAGGAACACAGTCATAGCTCAATTACTATTAAGGGCCGGCGCCAACACCGAAGTCACTGACCAT ATGGGTTTCACTCCACTTCATGTAGCTGCTAGCCAGGGCTGCAAGGGGATATTAGACTCTATGATTCAACATGGTGCAGCGTTGAATAAACAGTGCAAG TATGGGAATACGCCGTTGCACTTGGCCTGTCAAAACAACGAAGTAGAGACAGTCGAAATATTAATTAACAAAGGCGTCGACCTAAACTGCTTAAACTCG AGACTACAATCGCCAATTCACATCGCCGCTGAAATGGGCCACACAGACATTTGTGAGCTGTTGCTTGCAGCAGGTGCGAATATCGAGCAAAGAGAACAG AGCGGCAAAACGCCACTGTACATCGCAGCGAGGGGCAGTTTCACCGCCATCGTTGACATGATAATTAAAACTGCGAGACTGGACTATCCAACACCG GAAGCTGCTACATCCGACAAAGAAAACCGAGATTTAACACCGGCAAGAAGAAGATGGCGAGAAGGATCTAGGGGAGGCAGTATCTCCAGCAACAATGGTGGACTTCCAGAGCATATTCGGTCGGTTTTGTGGAAATTGGCGTATAAATATCTAGGTCCTGAAGACTGGAAGAAGCTAGCGCTCCATTGGGCTTTCACCCACGATCAAATTCGAGCAATCGAACACCAATACACTG CTCCAATCATAGGTCCTTCGAGTTACAAGGAGCATGGTTTCCGGATGTTGATGATTTGGGCGTCAGGATTAAATTCTGAAGTTCCAATAACGAAAGAACTGTGCGACGCTTTATCCGCGATAGATAAAAAAGCTATCGTCG AAAATATTCTCAAACAATTGGATCAAGAAAAAGAAGGCAAACCGAAGGCGAGTAAAAGACGTTGTCATAAGTGTTCCATCACTTAA
- the LOC143183117 gene encoding uncharacterized protein LOC143183117 isoform X5: MVDKEEAKTPSPVNIKEAIEEEVLNEKTARILKNDLLLHEAVIKNEADAVRKVLKETVDVDSRNNYGRAPIHWAASRGNTEIIEMLIQAKCDIEARDKFGMRPLHMAAWHGHRDAVKMLINTGASVSAVNKKQYTLLMCAARGNNVGVVEYLAEAVESLNGDATDCTGASALHHAASAGHPSVITALCNIPKIQLNAIDKKGQTPVHYACADEHLEAVEVLIGLGANIDTQDNEGNSPLHLVTKMRNTVIAQLLLRAGANTEVTDHMGFTPLHVAASQGCKGILDSMIQHGAALNKQCKYGNTPLHLACQNNEVETVEILINKGVDLNCLNSRLQSPIHIAAEMGHTDICELLLAAGANIEQREQSGKTPLYIAARGSFTAIVDMIIKTARLDYPTPEAATSDKENRDLTPARRRWREGSRGGSISSNNGGLPEHIRSVLWKLAYKYLGPEDWKKLALHWAFTHDQIRAIEHQYTVN; the protein is encoded by the exons ATGGTGGATAAAGAAGAAGCGAAGACACCCTCACCCGTCAATATTAAAGAGGCGATCGAGGAAGAGGTGTTAAATGAAAAGACTGCTAGAA TACTTAAAAATGATCTCCTGCTACACGAGGCTGTGATAAAAAATGAGGCGGATGCTGTTCGCAAGGTGCTCAAAGAGACCGTCGACGTCGATTCCAGGAACAAT TATGGTCGAGCGCCAATCCACTGGGCTGCGTCCAGGGGGAATACGGAAATAATCGAGATGCTGATACAAGCGAAATGCGACATCGAGGCGAGAGACAAG TTTGGAATGCGCCCACTGCACATGGCGGCCTGGCACGGGCACAGAGACGCTGTGAAAATGTTAATCAACACTGGAGCAAGCGTGTCAGCTGTGAACAAG AAACAATACACCCTTTTAATGTGCGCCGCTCGGGGCAACAACGTTGGCGTCGTCGAGTACCTTGCGGAAGCCGTGGAATCGTTGAACGGTGATGCAACCGATTGCACAGGCGCGAGCGCACTTCACCATGCAGCTAGCGCCGGTCACCCGTCTGTGATAACCGCACTCTGTAATATACCTAAGATTCAGCTCAACGCAATAGACAAA AAAGGACAAACACCTGTACACTATGCTTGCGCGGACGAACATTTGGAAGCAGTAGAGGTCCTGATAGGATTAGGTGCAAACATAGACACACAGGATAATGAAGGAAACTCACCTTTACACTTGGTGACCAAAATGAGGAACACAGTCATAGCTCAATTACTATTAAGGGCCGGCGCCAACACCGAAGTCACTGACCAT ATGGGTTTCACTCCACTTCATGTAGCTGCTAGCCAGGGCTGCAAGGGGATATTAGACTCTATGATTCAACATGGTGCAGCGTTGAATAAACAGTGCAAG TATGGGAATACGCCGTTGCACTTGGCCTGTCAAAACAACGAAGTAGAGACAGTCGAAATATTAATTAACAAAGGCGTCGACCTAAACTGCTTAAACTCG AGACTACAATCGCCAATTCACATCGCCGCTGAAATGGGCCACACAGACATTTGTGAGCTGTTGCTTGCAGCAGGTGCGAATATCGAGCAAAGAGAACAG AGCGGCAAAACGCCACTGTACATCGCAGCGAGGGGCAGTTTCACCGCCATCGTTGACATGATAATTAAAACTGCGAGACTGGACTATCCAACACCG GAAGCTGCTACATCCGACAAAGAAAACCGAGATTTAACACCGGCAAGAAGAAGATGGCGAGAAGGATCTAGGGGAGGCAGTATCTCCAGCAACAATGGTGGACTTCCAGAGCATATTCGGTCGGTTTTGTGGAAATTGGCGTATAAATATCTAGGTCCTGAAGACTGGAAGAAGCTAGCGCTCCATTGGGCTTTCACCCACGATCAAATTCGAGCAATCGAACACCAATACACTG TAAATTGA
- the LOC143183117 gene encoding uncharacterized protein LOC143183117 isoform X3 produces MVDKEEAKTPSPVNIKEAIEEEVLNEKTARILKNDLLLHEAVIKNEADAVRKVLKETVDVDSRNNYGRAPIHWAASRGNTEIIEMLIQAKCDIEARDKFGMRPLHMAAWHGHRDAVKMLINTGASVSAVNKKQYTLLMCAARGNNVGVVEYLAEAVESLNGDATDCTGASALHHAASAGHPSVITALCNIPKIQLNAIDKKGQTPVHYACADEHLEAVEVLIGLGANIDTQDNEGNSPLHLVTKMRNTVIAQLLLRAGANTEVTDHMGFTPLHVAASQGCKGILDSMIQHGAALNKQCKYGNTPLHLACQNNEVETVEILINKGVDLNCLNSRLQSPIHIAAEMGHTDICELLLAAGANIEQREQSGKTPLYIAARGSFTAIVDMIIKTARLDYPTPEAATSDKENRDLTPARRRWREGSRGGSISSNNGGLPEHIRSVLWKLAYKYLGPEDWKKLALHWAFTHDQIRAIEHQYTATVRMVIVGAG; encoded by the exons ATGGTGGATAAAGAAGAAGCGAAGACACCCTCACCCGTCAATATTAAAGAGGCGATCGAGGAAGAGGTGTTAAATGAAAAGACTGCTAGAA TACTTAAAAATGATCTCCTGCTACACGAGGCTGTGATAAAAAATGAGGCGGATGCTGTTCGCAAGGTGCTCAAAGAGACCGTCGACGTCGATTCCAGGAACAAT TATGGTCGAGCGCCAATCCACTGGGCTGCGTCCAGGGGGAATACGGAAATAATCGAGATGCTGATACAAGCGAAATGCGACATCGAGGCGAGAGACAAG TTTGGAATGCGCCCACTGCACATGGCGGCCTGGCACGGGCACAGAGACGCTGTGAAAATGTTAATCAACACTGGAGCAAGCGTGTCAGCTGTGAACAAG AAACAATACACCCTTTTAATGTGCGCCGCTCGGGGCAACAACGTTGGCGTCGTCGAGTACCTTGCGGAAGCCGTGGAATCGTTGAACGGTGATGCAACCGATTGCACAGGCGCGAGCGCACTTCACCATGCAGCTAGCGCCGGTCACCCGTCTGTGATAACCGCACTCTGTAATATACCTAAGATTCAGCTCAACGCAATAGACAAA AAAGGACAAACACCTGTACACTATGCTTGCGCGGACGAACATTTGGAAGCAGTAGAGGTCCTGATAGGATTAGGTGCAAACATAGACACACAGGATAATGAAGGAAACTCACCTTTACACTTGGTGACCAAAATGAGGAACACAGTCATAGCTCAATTACTATTAAGGGCCGGCGCCAACACCGAAGTCACTGACCAT ATGGGTTTCACTCCACTTCATGTAGCTGCTAGCCAGGGCTGCAAGGGGATATTAGACTCTATGATTCAACATGGTGCAGCGTTGAATAAACAGTGCAAG TATGGGAATACGCCGTTGCACTTGGCCTGTCAAAACAACGAAGTAGAGACAGTCGAAATATTAATTAACAAAGGCGTCGACCTAAACTGCTTAAACTCG AGACTACAATCGCCAATTCACATCGCCGCTGAAATGGGCCACACAGACATTTGTGAGCTGTTGCTTGCAGCAGGTGCGAATATCGAGCAAAGAGAACAG AGCGGCAAAACGCCACTGTACATCGCAGCGAGGGGCAGTTTCACCGCCATCGTTGACATGATAATTAAAACTGCGAGACTGGACTATCCAACACCG GAAGCTGCTACATCCGACAAAGAAAACCGAGATTTAACACCGGCAAGAAGAAGATGGCGAGAAGGATCTAGGGGAGGCAGTATCTCCAGCAACAATGGTGGACTTCCAGAGCATATTCGGTCGGTTTTGTGGAAATTGGCGTATAAATATCTAGGTCCTGAAGACTGGAAGAAGCTAGCGCTCCATTGGGCTTTCACCCACGATCAAATTCGAGCAATCGAACACCAATACACTG CGACGGTAAGGATGGTAATTGTTGGAGCTGGATGA
- the LOC143183117 gene encoding uncharacterized protein LOC143183117 isoform X2 translates to MVDKEEAKTPSPVNIKEAIEEEVLNEKTARILKNDLLLHEAVIKNEADAVRKVLKETVDVDSRNNYGRAPIHWAASRGNTEIIEMLIQAKCDIEARDKFGMRPLHMAAWHGHRDAVKMLINTGASVSAVNKKQYTLLMCAARGNNVGVVEYLAEAVESLNGDATDCTGASALHHAASAGHPSVITALCNIPKIQLNAIDKKGQTPVHYACADEHLEAVEVLIGLGANIDTQDNEGNSPLHLVTKMRNTVIAQLLLRAGANTEVTDHMGFTPLHVAASQGCKGILDSMIQHGAALNKQCKYGNTPLHLACQNNEVETVEILINKGVDLNCLNSRLQSPIHIAAEMGHTDICELLLAAGANIEQREQSGKTPLYIAARGSFTAIVDMIIKTARLDYPTPEAATSDKENRDLTPARRRWREGSRGGSISSNNGGLPEHIRSVLWKLAYKYLGPEDWKKLALHWAFTHDQIRAIEHQYTGPSSYKEHGFRMLMIWASGLNSEVPITKELCDALSAIDKKAIVENILKQLDQEKEGKPKASKRRCHKCSIT, encoded by the exons ATGGTGGATAAAGAAGAAGCGAAGACACCCTCACCCGTCAATATTAAAGAGGCGATCGAGGAAGAGGTGTTAAATGAAAAGACTGCTAGAA TACTTAAAAATGATCTCCTGCTACACGAGGCTGTGATAAAAAATGAGGCGGATGCTGTTCGCAAGGTGCTCAAAGAGACCGTCGACGTCGATTCCAGGAACAAT TATGGTCGAGCGCCAATCCACTGGGCTGCGTCCAGGGGGAATACGGAAATAATCGAGATGCTGATACAAGCGAAATGCGACATCGAGGCGAGAGACAAG TTTGGAATGCGCCCACTGCACATGGCGGCCTGGCACGGGCACAGAGACGCTGTGAAAATGTTAATCAACACTGGAGCAAGCGTGTCAGCTGTGAACAAG AAACAATACACCCTTTTAATGTGCGCCGCTCGGGGCAACAACGTTGGCGTCGTCGAGTACCTTGCGGAAGCCGTGGAATCGTTGAACGGTGATGCAACCGATTGCACAGGCGCGAGCGCACTTCACCATGCAGCTAGCGCCGGTCACCCGTCTGTGATAACCGCACTCTGTAATATACCTAAGATTCAGCTCAACGCAATAGACAAA AAAGGACAAACACCTGTACACTATGCTTGCGCGGACGAACATTTGGAAGCAGTAGAGGTCCTGATAGGATTAGGTGCAAACATAGACACACAGGATAATGAAGGAAACTCACCTTTACACTTGGTGACCAAAATGAGGAACACAGTCATAGCTCAATTACTATTAAGGGCCGGCGCCAACACCGAAGTCACTGACCAT ATGGGTTTCACTCCACTTCATGTAGCTGCTAGCCAGGGCTGCAAGGGGATATTAGACTCTATGATTCAACATGGTGCAGCGTTGAATAAACAGTGCAAG TATGGGAATACGCCGTTGCACTTGGCCTGTCAAAACAACGAAGTAGAGACAGTCGAAATATTAATTAACAAAGGCGTCGACCTAAACTGCTTAAACTCG AGACTACAATCGCCAATTCACATCGCCGCTGAAATGGGCCACACAGACATTTGTGAGCTGTTGCTTGCAGCAGGTGCGAATATCGAGCAAAGAGAACAG AGCGGCAAAACGCCACTGTACATCGCAGCGAGGGGCAGTTTCACCGCCATCGTTGACATGATAATTAAAACTGCGAGACTGGACTATCCAACACCG GAAGCTGCTACATCCGACAAAGAAAACCGAGATTTAACACCGGCAAGAAGAAGATGGCGAGAAGGATCTAGGGGAGGCAGTATCTCCAGCAACAATGGTGGACTTCCAGAGCATATTCGGTCGGTTTTGTGGAAATTGGCGTATAAATATCTAGGTCCTGAAGACTGGAAGAAGCTAGCGCTCCATTGGGCTTTCACCCACGATCAAATTCGAGCAATCGAACACCAATACACTG GTCCTTCGAGTTACAAGGAGCATGGTTTCCGGATGTTGATGATTTGGGCGTCAGGATTAAATTCTGAAGTTCCAATAACGAAAGAACTGTGCGACGCTTTATCCGCGATAGATAAAAAAGCTATCGTCG AAAATATTCTCAAACAATTGGATCAAGAAAAAGAAGGCAAACCGAAGGCGAGTAAAAGACGTTGTCATAAGTGTTCCATCACTTAA